The nucleotide sequence GATGTCGTGCCGGTCGAGGTTCGGGATGAAGACCGTCAGCGGCGTGCCGTTGGTCAGCCCGCGATTGCCCGCCCCTTTGATCGTGTCGGCGGCGTTGACCCCGGTGCAGATCACCGGCAGGTCCGGCTCCTTGCGCGGCGAGGACAGCTCATCCGCCCCCGGTTTGCGCAGCAGCAAATCGCCGTAAACCTCCTGCTCCGTGACCCGCAGGCCGGGCGGCAGCCCCTGAATGATCGCGGCCAGGCCGTCCTGGTACGAACCGCCGGAAACCGTCACCTGAAAACACCGGCCGATGTGGCATCCGAACATAACACAAATCTCCAACTGCGACTGCGTCGTGTCCCGTATTCTAGCGAAAAGCCCGCTGAATCGCACGGGTTTGCCGGAAGGAGCGGCCAAAAAGCGGCCTGCCGCTTAACGCTGTTTCGCGAAGGTTAATGCGGCTGGGCCGTCATCTGGTGCAGTTGCTTGACCAACTCGGGAAGCATCCGGCTGGCCGGACCGGGCAGAACCACATCGGCCGGTTTGGGCGTGTCGGTCAGATCCGGCGCCACGTTGATGACGGTGGCGCCGGTCGCCTTGGCCTCCAGCAGGAGCGAAGCCACCGGCTGGACCGATCCGCACGTGCCGACGGTCAGAACCAGTTCGCTCCGCTGTGCCGCCTCAAGCCCAGCCTCAAACGCCACGTCGGCGGCCGCTTCGTCGGGCCAGGTCACGCCAGGCCGCAGCCAGTGGCCGCACCGCGGGCATCGGCACTCCGACTGAGAGTCCTCCGGCCCCAGCTCGCGGCCGAACCCGCACCGCGGACAGCGGTCGCGCCAGATGCTGCCGCACAGCTCGAAAACGTTTCGTGACCCAGCCTTCTGCTGAAGACCGTCGATGTTGCACGTGATCACGAAGAACTCCGGCACCTCCCGCTCCAGCTCAGCCAGGGCCTCGTGCCCGGCGTTCGGCTGGGCTCGAGCGATCTGCCGGCGGCGGTCGTCGTACCATCGCCGCACCTTCGCCGGATCGGCCTCAAAACCCCGGACGCTGGCGCATTCCTCGGGCTCAAACTCGTCCCACGTCGCCATGCGTCCTCGAGACGATGGCACGCCGCTCTCCGCTGACAGCCCCGCGCCCGTATAGGCCACCACAAAGTTCGCCTGGCGGATCAATTGCGCCGCGTGGCTCACCGCCCTGCGGGCAACGCCCGGTACCGGTTGGTCTGGCTCCGACATGGCTATTCCACCCCAGAATCGTGCTAACTACTTTGATTCTACCGGCCTACGGCGTTTATGCAACTACCTCGAAGCACAAGCTCCCGGAATTGCTCGACCGGCCCGGGCTCATCGTAAAGGTTTGGCCCAGAACCACTTAAGTGGCCATCGGCGTCGCCGGGCCCGGAAAAGATGGTTCTGACGGGGCCGAATCCCCGATATAAGGCCGTACAAGGCCCGTCATATCCCGTAGTCGGGTTCCCAATATCAACCCTGTGAAAGGGCAGGACGATGGACGGACAACTCTGGTGGATCTGGATGGTGCTGGCTGCGGTGCTGATCGTGGCTGAGATGTTCACCGCCGGTTTCTTCCTCCTGTGGTTCGGCATCGGGGCGGGCGTGGCCGGGGTGATGGCCCTGATCGGGCTGCCGTTTGTCTGGCAGTTGATCGGTTTCATCGTGGTTTCGGGGCTGCTGTTCGCCTTCTCTCGCCAGTTCGCCGAGGAGGTCACCGCCAAGCAGCCGCCGGGCATCGGGGCCGATCGGTTCGTGGGGCAGATGGGCGTGGTCATCGAAGCCGTCGATAACATCCGAAACACCGGCCGCATCCGCGTCGGACAGGACGAGTGGCGGGCCGACAGCGCCACCGGCGAAGGACTGCCCGTCGGTACCGTGGTCAAAGTCGTGGCCATGAGCGGAACCCACGCCGTGGTCCGCCAGGTCGAAGGCGAGGCAGCAGAGCAACAGGCGTAACCGCGGGTCCGGGTTACGACCCTGACGCAACGGCAATAACTCCCGCTCCAAAAGGAGGATTTCACGATGGGCATGCTGATCTTCATCATCATCGTCGGGATCGTGGTCATCATCACCGCGGCCCTGGGTATCCGGATCGTCCGGCCGTACGAGAAGGGGCTGATCGAGCGGCTCGGCCGCTACCAGCGGACCGCCGACAGCGGGTTGACCATCATCATCCCTTACCTCGAAAGCATGGTCAAAGTCGATATGCGCGAGCAGGTCGTCGACGTGCCGCCGCAGGCCGTCATCACCAAGGACAACGTCGCGGTCGAAGTGGACGCGGTGGTCTACTACGAGGTCACCGACCCGGTCAAAGTCACCTACAACGTCTCCGAC is from Phycisphaerae bacterium and encodes:
- a CDS encoding NAD-dependent protein deacylase yields the protein MSEPDQPVPGVARRAVSHAAQLIRQANFVVAYTGAGLSAESGVPSSRGRMATWDEFEPEECASVRGFEADPAKVRRWYDDRRRQIARAQPNAGHEALAELEREVPEFFVITCNIDGLQQKAGSRNVFELCGSIWRDRCPRCGFGRELGPEDSQSECRCPRCGHWLRPGVTWPDEAAADVAFEAGLEAAQRSELVLTVGTCGSVQPVASLLLEAKATGATVINVAPDLTDTPKPADVVLPGPASRMLPELVKQLHQMTAQPH
- a CDS encoding NfeD family protein; protein product: MDGQLWWIWMVLAAVLIVAEMFTAGFFLLWFGIGAGVAGVMALIGLPFVWQLIGFIVVSGLLFAFSRQFAEEVTAKQPPGIGADRFVGQMGVVIEAVDNIRNTGRIRVGQDEWRADSATGEGLPVGTVVKVVAMSGTHAVVRQVEGEAAEQQA